From one Trifolium pratense cultivar HEN17-A07 linkage group LG1, ARS_RC_1.1, whole genome shotgun sequence genomic stretch:
- the LOC123885773 gene encoding mitochondrial import inner membrane translocase subunit TIM14-3-like, with protein sequence METIESTRIPKPFMTGLVVAAAAYAGRYGILAWQAFKGRPAGMRQFYQGGFHPSMNKREAALILGVRTTHPTDKIKEAHRRVMVANHPDAGGSHYLASKINEAKEILLGKTKGGGSAF encoded by the exons atg GAAACCATAGAATCAACTCGGATCCCAAAACCATTTATGACAGGTTTGGTTGTGGCTGCTGCAGCTTACGCCGGTAGATACGGTATCCTGGCTTGGCAAGCATTTAAGGGTAGACCAGCTGGGATGCGTCAATTTTATCAAGGTGGTTTCCATCCTAGCATGAATAAGAGGGAAGCAGCTCTCATACTTGGTGTCAG AACGACCCATCCAACCGATAAGATTAAAGAAGCACATAGGAGAGTGATGGTTGCAAACCATCCAGATGCTGGTGGTAGCCATTATCTTGCTTCCAAAATCAATGAAGCAAAAGAAATCTTGCTTGGAAAGACCAAAGGTGGTGGGAGTGCATTTTGA